The Phycisphaerales bacterium AB-hyl4 genome includes the window CGGCTGGCTACCATTTGCTGGTCATTTGCCCGCATGGTCCGGCTTTTGCGCAAATCGGCCTGGGCAACGTAACCAACTGCTCGGCATGACATCGACTTCTTACCGGCCCGTCGCTTGGTGGCGAGGCCATTGATTTAAGGCCTCGCGTTTTAGGGCCGGAAAACCATGGGGCTCGCAGTTGCACCCTGGTCCCACTGGTATCAGCTACGGCCGAGAACACGCGTCAGAATTCAAGTCTACGAAGTTGGTGCAAGCCGATTGGTTCAAATAGATACACAGCGGCACGTAACGTGCCTGCATCATTGGTCTAAAAAAGCACAGCTCAAGTCCCCGATTCGCATCGTGCGCTTGAGCTGTGCTCCCCCGCCCCCGGAGTCCCCCGGGGCTCCCACATGCCCGGAAGGGCTCTGTATCTTGGATCCATCGAGCCGCCCCGTCGATCCGGGGAGTTAATCGGCTCGTCAGTTGCTATACGCCATGGCTGGAGACATCCTGCGCCGTGGGGCAAAATTCTTTCACACTCGAATACGCGCGTGCCAGGCATGGCGTGATGTCCGCGGCCCCGCCAAGGTTCGGCAAGGAATTTTCAGTTGCAGCGGTAGACGGATTGGGTATCATTCACACGTGCTGGATACCATTTTGCCCCCGGAAGGGCTCGGCTTGGGATTTATCCCTTGCCGGGCCTTTTTTAAGCAGTCTCTTACTGCGTTCCCGTCAGACCAGGGGACCGTGACGAACGAATGGGAGCTCGACACGCTTGACGCGGTGACTGCCACGACGTGTAGCGGATCCGGTTTGCCAAATACGTCCTGACGCCGGGCCCGAGCACGGCTGCCGAGACAGGGCCAACCGATGAGGCTCAAGAGCAGGGAACAGGCATGGGCGTCAACGGGCACGGCAACGGCGACTTCCCAACCACGCACTGGTCGTTTGTTCGGCGGGCAGGCGAGGCGGGACCCGATAATGATGCGCTCATCGAGTTTCTGAAACGCTACCTGCCCGCCATGCACGCCTACCTCGTGCGGGCGCACCGGCTTTCGATCGACGCGGCGGATGATCTGCTCCAGGAGTTCGTTCTGGAAAAGGTGATCCGGCAAGAACTGGTTGCCCATGCCGACCAACGACGCGGGCGGTTCCGGACGTTTCTCCTCACCGTTTTGAACAACTTCCTGGCCACGCAATGGCGTAAACAGACCACGCATCGCCGCTCCCCCGGCCAGCAGATTCTGTCGCTTCAGGACGCCATGGACCGCCCCCGTGACAACTCGGAAGCGGCCGACATCTTTGACCTTGAGTGGGCTCGGCAGGTCCTGGCCGAGACGACCAAACGCTTCGAATCCCAGTGCCAGCACGAGAATCGAACAGACCTGTGGCGACTGTTTGAAGCGCGTGTCCTGTTGCCACTGACCGACGACACGCCGCCGCCCCCGTACGAACAGCTGGTGGAGCAACTGAATTTACGGAGCCCTGCGCAAGCCTCGAACATCCTGATTACAGCCAAGCGTTGCTTTGCAAGGCAACTTCGCCTGGTGATTGGTGAATACACGCAGGATGGGCAGGAAATCCAGGAAGAAATTCGACATCTGCGTCAAATCCTTGCAGCCTCACGACATCGATGGGCATGGACCGCTGCGCAACCAGTGGAGCAGCCATCGTGACAAGTGATCGTCTGGACAAAATCAAGCCGGGTCGACTGGCCTGCCTATTGGACCTCGACGTCATAACGGAGGGCGGTTGGCTGGAAGCCGACCTCGCGGGCATCCTTCAACACCAACTGCACGCAAAGCTCGTGGTCGATGATCTTAAAAATACGGGGCATGTGGAACAGTCGATGGCGACCATGGAGCAAAACGCGCCGCAGAGTTTCGCCGCGTTACTTGATCACCCCACGCCACCCGTGGCGATGCTTCAGCTTTTCAAGCGTTTCGCGAAAACCAGTCTCAACGGTAACGCAGGCCCGCTGCCTGCCAAAGTCGCAGCGGTCCTCTATTACTTGAGTATTGCGTTGGCGCTGCTTCGACATAACCAGCGGATTTCCGACTTGGCGGATGCGCAACTTGATGAAGGACTGAAATGGGTGATCGCTCAGCCGTGGGTGACGAAGGAAATCAAATCTGTGGCGATGAAAGGGTCAGATTTGGTTGGCGGACGCGATGGCTGAGCAGATCTGCTTTGTACTCTCGAACCAGCCGATAGAAGACGCCAACTGAGCATTGTTGCAATTCCCCCCATGGCCAACGCCCACAACCACCCCCTGGATCTTCCGATCAGCGCCGACGATGTGGTGACGGATGCAACTTCGCCCGGCTCCCCTGCCACTGCCCCGCATTTGGATGGATTTCAGGTCCGGAAACTGATCGGCCAAGGGGGCATGGGAACGGTCTGGTCGGCCGTGCAGTTGTCGACAGGTCGCCAGGTAGCGCTCAAACTGATGCGGGGCGGGGCGTTTGGCTCGATCCAGGCACGAGCACGATTTGATCGCGAGATCGAGTTGCTTGCCCGGCTCGACCATCCGAACATCGCAAAACTTTATCAAAGCGGCACACACGACGGTTTGTATTTCTATGCCATGGAACTGGTCGACGGCGTCCCGCTGAACCAGTACATGAGTGACGGCAATCTGCCGCTGCGAGAGCAACTGCAACTGATGGAGAAGGTTTGCCGGGCGGTTGACCATGCACATCGACGCGGGGTGATCCACCGTGACCTGAAGCCGGGCAACATTCTGGTCACCAGCGCCGGCGAGCCCAAAGTGGTGGACTTCGGCCTGGCCAAGCACACGTCGAATGAAACCGCCGGTCTTGCCTCCGCAGTAACTCGAGAAGGCGCCGTAGCAGGCACGCTGGTCTACATGTCGCCGGAACAGGCTGCCGGCGAACTATCGAGCATCGACACCCGCACCGACGTGTACAGCCTGGGCGTCATGCTCTATGAACGAGTGACCGGCCAACTGCCCCACCCGCCGGGAACATCCCCTTACGAACTCCAGCATCGCATCATCAATGTCAGACCGCCTTCGCCGCGCCGATGCACGCCGCACGTCGATCGTGATTTGGAAGCGATCATCCTGAAGGCGATGCGCCGCGATCCGGGGGAACGCTACACCACTGCCGCCGAACTGGCAGACGACCTTCAACGCTACCAGGTCGGCGATCCGCTGCGGGCGCGCCCCCTGACGCTTGCCTACGTGGTACGAAAGCGAATTGCGCAGCACAAGGTACGGGTTGTGACGGCGATGTTGCTGCTGATGCTGCTGTTGAGCGCAGCGAGTTTCGCCTATGTACGTGTGGCGGTGGAACGGGATCGCGCCGAGGCTTCCGCCCTGCGGACCGAGCGAACGCTGTACCAGCACCGGCTGTTGATGGCGAAATCGGAAATCGACAACGGCCAGGTCGGTCGGGCGATCGAACTACTGGATGCCTGTCCCGAGCCGTTGCGACATTGGGAATGGCGTCACCTGCGGCGGCAGGCTGACAGCAGCGATCACACCATTGAGGTGAGTGGCACGCGCCTGGCAGCGATGGCCGTCGACTCCATCCAGGGCATCATTCGCACCGTCACGGCCGAGGGCCGGCTGGAAGCCTGGAACACGGCGACAGGTACACCCGCCTCGCCGATTGAACGTTGGATCGACGACGCCGAATTGGCCGTCTTCAATCAGGCCGGGCACACGCTGTTGATCTACCGACGGGGGCAACTGGAATTGGTCGACGCACGTGACGGTGCTCAGCTTCAAACCTTGCCGTGGGAGGGTCCACTGCCGCAACAGATCGCGGGCAGCCGCGATGGTTCGCTGTGGGCCGTCGCTGACCATCAGAACCGTCTGTCACTGATTGACATCGTGAACGGACGGGTGGCTTGGACAACCCAGCTGCCCGTTTATTGCTCCGCTCTCGCCTTCAACAGCCGCGATGATCTTGTCGTCGCCGCGGGCAATCGTGTGGCCTGGCTCATGTCGCCATCTGAGCCACCCGCTGAAATGATGTGGTTGATGGGTGATGAAGACGAGACACGGATTGACAGGATTACCTTCAATCCCGATGGCGACAAGCTTGCCACGTTCAATCGCGGGCGTGTGGTTCGTGTCTGGCAACGTGGCAAGCGTACTCCTC containing:
- a CDS encoding RNA polymerase sigma factor, with protein sequence MGVNGHGNGDFPTTHWSFVRRAGEAGPDNDALIEFLKRYLPAMHAYLVRAHRLSIDAADDLLQEFVLEKVIRQELVAHADQRRGRFRTFLLTVLNNFLATQWRKQTTHRRSPGQQILSLQDAMDRPRDNSEAADIFDLEWARQVLAETTKRFESQCQHENRTDLWRLFEARVLLPLTDDTPPPPYEQLVEQLNLRSPAQASNILITAKRCFARQLRLVIGEYTQDGQEIQEEIRHLRQILAASRHRWAWTAAQPVEQPS
- a CDS encoding WD40 repeat domain-containing serine/threonine protein kinase encodes the protein MANAHNHPLDLPISADDVVTDATSPGSPATAPHLDGFQVRKLIGQGGMGTVWSAVQLSTGRQVALKLMRGGAFGSIQARARFDREIELLARLDHPNIAKLYQSGTHDGLYFYAMELVDGVPLNQYMSDGNLPLREQLQLMEKVCRAVDHAHRRGVIHRDLKPGNILVTSAGEPKVVDFGLAKHTSNETAGLASAVTREGAVAGTLVYMSPEQAAGELSSIDTRTDVYSLGVMLYERVTGQLPHPPGTSPYELQHRIINVRPPSPRRCTPHVDRDLEAIILKAMRRDPGERYTTAAELADDLQRYQVGDPLRARPLTLAYVVRKRIAQHKVRVVTAMLLLMLLLSAASFAYVRVAVERDRAEASALRTERTLYQHRLLMAKSEIDNGQVGRAIELLDACPEPLRHWEWRHLRRQADSSDHTIEVSGTRLAAMAVDSIQGIIRTVTAEGRLEAWNTATGTPASPIERWIDDAELAVFNQAGHTLLIYRRGQLELVDARDGAQLQTLPWEGPLPQQIAGSRDGSLWAVADHQNRLSLIDIVNGRVAWTTQLPVYCSALAFNSRDDLVVAAGNRVAWLMSPSEPPAEMMWLMGDEDETRIDRITFNPDGDKLATFNRGRVVRVWQRGKRTPLSEFSINATSPVTAMVFDVSSDHLIVAAPNGSLRSWDWRTGRLTNIRRGHERVTRWLVVCPEQRTLVAGDAWKTVKLWDLPGGTGHPQVVPLSAIDSLSLLQLEHVGGNTLVAALDTEGTAVWRLTQGGLELVASGFPRAAAAAFGASGTQIALADASTVHVWPLDLPSQERTPIRTMAFANVGKLAFCPEDQYIVAAAPDEIRAWPIRSTGRPVRLDASPPAKFDESGRLFTRVGDGNTKIVVWDLASPARAKEFAMPQPAHLLAVSPDGSRIAASFSDGTIRLWRSDTPEQIMHWSAYGGLPIGNLCFTPDGQRLVTAGPSIKVWDVDTADELLKLEAGVPPNLNYITFDHADQAIVAGSLNHIIRWSNR